The following proteins are encoded in a genomic region of Acropora muricata isolate sample 2 unplaced genomic scaffold, ASM3666990v1 scaffold_735, whole genome shotgun sequence:
- the LOC136907132 gene encoding melanocortin receptor 4-like, producing the protein MANHSQQQNTTSSFPLFSASECTAWLTVFGVETVAIVTLNALAIIVYLRERSLRKRSLFLLINQAVADMLVAGCVIIDCFLLGSNCKFWTPINSSNVPSVIVTNVWSSFIPLASVTNLAAISLERMHATFRPFKHRLVKKKTFGAAVVAIWITTGLCSVIGVLVYFYTFTIKLRRGLNTSYFTFVLFSLLTILVSYSSIAIKIMYGNQPHHHGATRRERKLTKTVFIVTFVSLLLMQPSVILLVLHTVSSHTFKAISLQTFLRLYYSFRFLFWANTVINPVCFAFRIPEFRRALFFFLRCRSQPQPAEVFPLNEM; encoded by the coding sequence atggctaatcactctcagcaacaaaacacaacttcatcTTTCCCGTTGTTTTCTGCATCTGAGTGCACTGCTTGGTTAACAGTGTTCGGTGTGGAGACTGTTGCGATAGTGACGTTGAATGCTCTAGCAATCATCGTTTACCTGAGAGAGCGCAGCCTTCGAAAGCGCAGTTTGTTTCTACTGATCAACCaggcagttgctgatatgctTGTTGCAGGCTGTGTGATCATTGATTGTTTTTTATTAGGAAGCAATTGTAAATTTTGGACGCCGATCAACTCTTCAAACGTCCCATCTGTCATAGTTACCAATGTTTGGTCTAGCTTCATTCCATTAGCATCGgtaacaaaccttgctgctatttccttagagcggatgcacgcaacgtttcgtccattcaaGCATCGCCTCGTCAAAAAGAAGACGTTTGGAGCAGCTGTTGTAGCCATTTGGATTACAACTGGGCTCTGCTCAGTAATCGGCGTCTTGGTTTACTTCTACACGTTCACTATCAAACTTAGACGTGGCTTGAATACCTCATACTTCACGTTTGtcttgttttcccttttaactaTACTTGTCTCTTACTCGtctatagctataaaaattATGTATGGAAATCAGCCTCATCACCATGGTGCAActagaagagaaagaaaactgaccaagacagTGTTCATTGTGACATTTGTATCTTTACTGCTTATGCAGCCAAGCGTTATTCTGTTGGTTCTCCATACAGTGTCATCACACACTTTCAAAGCCATTTCGCTGCAGACATTTTTACGGTTATATTAttcttttcgttttttattTTGGGCCAACACTGTTATAAATCCAGTTTGTTTtgcatttagaattccagagttcaggagagctctgtttttctttttgcgttgTAGATCCCAGCCGCAGCCTGCTGAGGTTTTTCCTCTTAACGAGATGTAG